In one window of Candidatus Hepatobacter penaei DNA:
- a CDS encoding N-acetylmuramoyl-L-alanine amidase, producing MDAHTLTQKLSMPQAPIHLTQERIHGQLGTRVAMFEEPEDQARNHWEPPASPRAITHLILHSTQVDARTTTQFFTEPQKQTRVSAHYVITQQEHHHNPEANIPEGCLVQFVRDEDIAWHAGVSSWRGVSALNACSLGIEYVNPSTSRHPQPWSLLPYQQTPDGYTWYTYGDTQMEVSIQLINALITRYDIPPTHILAHGDIAPTRRMDPGPLFPWHLLAAHGIGAWLTPEERCPSYIAQHFAPRTPYPSDVDELFFLRELARYGYDALPEKGLAHASNMATFHAFKAHFSAHMNPKHYAATYLTHEDMQWIWGLNAKYGHGR from the coding sequence ATGGACGCCCACACCCTTACACAAAAACTCAGCATGCCTCAGGCCCCCATTCACCTTACGCAAGAGAGGATACATGGCCAACTGGGCACCCGTGTGGCTATGTTTGAGGAACCTGAAGACCAAGCCCGCAACCACTGGGAACCCCCCGCATCCCCGCGAGCGATCACACACCTGATCCTTCACAGCACCCAGGTTGATGCGCGCACCACGACCCAATTCTTTACAGAACCCCAAAAACAAACGCGTGTCAGCGCGCACTATGTCATCACGCAACAAGAACATCACCATAACCCAGAGGCCAACATCCCCGAAGGGTGCCTCGTGCAATTTGTGCGTGATGAAGACATTGCCTGGCATGCGGGCGTTTCTTCTTGGCGGGGCGTTAGCGCCCTCAACGCGTGTTCTTTAGGTATCGAATATGTCAACCCCAGCACGAGCAGGCATCCCCAGCCCTGGAGCCTCTTGCCCTATCAACAAACCCCGGATGGGTATACATGGTACACTTATGGCGACACCCAAATGGAGGTGTCCATTCAGCTCATCAACGCCCTCATCACACGCTATGACATCCCGCCCACCCACATTCTCGCTCATGGTGATATTGCCCCCACACGGCGCATGGACCCAGGCCCCCTTTTTCCTTGGCACCTGTTAGCAGCTCACGGCATTGGCGCATGGCTGACGCCTGAAGAGCGCTGCCCCTCTTATATTGCGCAACACTTTGCCCCCAGAACGCCTTATCCATCGGATGTGGATGAGCTCTTTTTCCTGCGTGAACTCGCACGCTATGGCTATGACGCTTTGCCAGAAAAGGGCTTAGCCCATGCGTCCAACATGGCGACGTTTCACGCCTTTAAAGCCCACTTTTCGGCCCATATGAACCCTAAACATTATGCAGCAACCTACCTTACCCACGAGGATATGCAATGGATATGGGGCCTTAATGCCAAATATGGTCATGGGCGTTGA
- a CDS encoding cephalosporin hydroxylase family protein has translation MFDRQAFEKDRAVKRKKQHEDPQLQQQALSFFETADKGDYAYQWDWLGLPIIQTPEDVVAVQEIIWKNKPDVIVETGIAWGGSIVFYASLCALLGGGKVVAVDKVLPQKNRDAIMGYPFSDRIHLFEGSSTDRSVFEAMSSKIRPGDKVMVLLDSNHTHDHVYEEMKLWGPLVTKGQYLVVSDTIVEKIAPQTHRPRPWGIGNNPQTAVDAYLKENSSFSLDNPYHHKALFSCTKGGYLLRI, from the coding sequence ATGTTTGATCGCCAAGCCTTTGAGAAAGACCGTGCTGTTAAGCGCAAGAAGCAGCATGAAGATCCCCAACTTCAGCAACAAGCGCTTTCCTTTTTTGAGACCGCGGATAAAGGTGATTACGCATATCAGTGGGATTGGTTGGGGTTACCTATTATCCAAACACCTGAGGATGTGGTTGCCGTTCAAGAGATCATTTGGAAAAACAAACCAGATGTCATTGTTGAAACCGGTATTGCGTGGGGTGGAAGCATCGTTTTTTACGCATCGTTGTGCGCGCTTTTAGGGGGCGGGAAGGTAGTGGCTGTGGACAAGGTGTTGCCGCAAAAGAACCGTGATGCCATTATGGGATATCCTTTTTCAGATCGCATTCATCTGTTTGAAGGCTCGTCCACGGATAGATCTGTTTTTGAGGCGATGTCATCCAAGATTCGCCCCGGTGATAAGGTGATGGTTTTGTTGGACAGCAATCATACTCATGACCACGTTTATGAGGAGATGAAGCTTTGGGGTCCCTTGGTGACCAAAGGGCAATATCTTGTGGTTTCGGATACCATTGTGGAAAAAATCGCACCCCAAACCCATCGGCCACGCCCCTGGGGAATCGGGAACAACCCGCAAACAGCTGTGGATGCTTACCTTAAAGAAAACTCCTCTTTTTCTCTAGACAACCCTTATCACCACAAAGCCCTCTTTTCTTGCACCAAGGGCGGTTACCTCTTGCGTATTTAG
- a CDS encoding NAD-dependent epimerase/dehydratase family protein translates to MKKILVTGASGFFGKSVLRALHRRKTDDQFICLGHTHTLLPLDHRFVWERADLLDAEASARLMEKYKPSHVIHLAWYVAHGCFWHAPENVDWLKATNDLFDAFCAQGGQHFLGAGTLFEYDLLADPLDESAPISPQTLYGEAKAATYRLLLQKQKRLASRLALQWLRIGYFFGEEEPPQKFLSLMVAKMVRQEDIHAVSRTSLRDYGHVDILGEAISHLVDRPEDMVLNVSGGGHQTLGEIIDSVAQQLAYKRPILYGAYTPPAHEPENIQPNLSKLRALLGEMPGQQDFQTRLSLFVQHKTNEITQGKSCERGQA, encoded by the coding sequence ATGAAAAAAATTCTTGTCACGGGAGCGTCGGGCTTTTTTGGAAAAAGCGTCTTGCGCGCCCTCCATCGCCGAAAAACAGATGACCAGTTCATTTGCCTGGGGCATACACATACTTTACTGCCTCTCGATCATCGTTTTGTGTGGGAGCGGGCAGATTTGTTGGATGCTGAGGCCTCGGCTCGCCTTATGGAAAAATATAAGCCTTCTCACGTGATCCATCTGGCTTGGTATGTGGCGCATGGATGCTTTTGGCATGCACCAGAAAATGTGGACTGGCTCAAAGCCACCAACGATTTGTTTGATGCCTTCTGTGCCCAAGGTGGGCAGCATTTTTTAGGTGCTGGCACACTTTTTGAGTATGACCTTTTGGCGGACCCTTTGGATGAAAGCGCGCCCATCTCCCCTCAAACACTTTATGGAGAAGCCAAGGCCGCTACATACCGACTGTTGCTGCAAAAGCAAAAACGCCTTGCGTCACGCCTTGCCTTGCAGTGGCTGCGCATCGGTTATTTTTTTGGAGAGGAAGAACCTCCACAAAAGTTCTTATCACTCATGGTGGCTAAGATGGTACGTCAAGAAGACATCCATGCAGTATCCAGAACATCATTGCGTGATTATGGTCATGTAGATATCTTGGGTGAGGCCATCAGTCACCTTGTGGATCGGCCAGAAGATATGGTGCTCAACGTCAGCGGCGGGGGGCATCAAACGTTGGGTGAGATCATCGATAGCGTGGCACAGCAGCTTGCCTACAAACGTCCCATTCTTTATGGTGCGTATACGCCGCCTGCCCATGAACCTGAGAACATCCAGCCCAATCTCTCAAAGCTTAGAGCGCTGCTTGGTGAAATGCCTGGTCAACAGGATTTTCAGACGCGTCTCAGCCTGTTTGTTCAACACAAAACCAATGAGATAACCCAAGGTAAATCTTGTGAAAGAGGGCAAGCATGA
- the rfbB gene encoding dTDP-glucose 4,6-dehydratase, which translates to MKVLLTGGAGFIGSHVVDFLLEEGHQVCVVDALTYAGREDNLSGARQHASFSFHHGNIGDQALLAHLFETVQPESVIHAAAESHVDRSIDDASVFVKTNVEGTYQMLEAARHYYETLSPQAKTSFRFLHFSTDEVFGAMTAAGEANEQSPYAPRSPYAASKASADHFVRAYHVTHGLPVLLVHPSNNYGPRQFPEKLLPVVLMNILQKKPIPLYGDGKQEREWLYVEDCVRGVLAVLHHGQIGASYCLGPGSTTTNIDIVHSLCGWMDRLRPDPEGPYTRLIHAVQDRPGHDRRYCLDTTKVRKTLGWSPHVALEEGLEKTVRWYLDHHVFLIGPHKRLGLRHGMH; encoded by the coding sequence ATGAAGGTTCTTCTCACAGGTGGGGCAGGGTTTATTGGCTCGCATGTGGTCGATTTTTTACTTGAAGAGGGCCATCAGGTGTGTGTGGTGGATGCGCTGACGTATGCAGGCAGAGAAGACAACCTTTCAGGCGCCAGGCAGCACGCTTCGTTCTCTTTTCACCATGGTAACATAGGTGATCAAGCGCTTTTGGCTCATCTCTTTGAGACAGTTCAGCCCGAATCGGTGATCCATGCCGCGGCTGAATCACATGTGGATCGCTCGATCGATGATGCCTCTGTTTTTGTAAAAACCAACGTAGAAGGCACCTATCAAATGTTGGAAGCAGCGCGCCACTATTATGAAACGCTCAGCCCTCAGGCCAAAACCTCTTTTCGTTTTTTGCATTTCTCCACCGACGAGGTGTTTGGTGCCATGACGGCAGCAGGGGAAGCCAATGAGCAAAGCCCTTATGCCCCTCGTTCTCCTTATGCTGCTTCTAAGGCTTCGGCAGATCATTTCGTGCGTGCCTACCACGTGACGCATGGGTTGCCTGTGTTGCTGGTGCATCCGTCGAACAACTATGGTCCCAGGCAGTTTCCAGAAAAGTTGTTGCCTGTGGTGTTAATGAATATCCTGCAAAAAAAGCCCATTCCTTTGTATGGCGACGGCAAACAGGAAAGAGAATGGCTTTATGTGGAAGATTGTGTGCGTGGCGTCTTGGCTGTCTTGCATCACGGGCAGATAGGGGCGTCTTATTGTCTAGGTCCTGGAAGCACCACAACGAATATCGATATTGTGCATAGCTTGTGTGGGTGGATGGACCGTTTGAGGCCAGACCCCGAAGGGCCCTATACGCGCCTTATCCACGCTGTTCAAGACAGGCCGGGTCATGATCGGCGTTATTGCCTCGACACCACAAAGGTGAGGAAGACTCTTGGGTGGTCTCCCCATGTTGCCTTAGAGGAGGGGCTTGAAAAAACGGTACGTTGGTATCTGGATCATCACGTGTTTTTAATAGGACCGCACAAGCGTTTGGGGTTGCGTCATGGCATGCACTAA
- a CDS encoding sugar nucleotidyltransferase — MACTKGIILAGGSGSRLFPLTLASNKQLLPVYDKPVIYYPLTTLMLAGVRTILIIGRAQDMPFLQALLGTGEQWGLTLQYAVQDEPRGLPDAFLVGKTFLQHDPALLILGDNFFYGQGLSQTLIKVARHVDGVHTFLYRVHDPRRYGVMVLDVEGRPQSIVEKPENPPSKLAITGLYLFDGTAAMRAETLVPSARGELEIVDLIASYMKEGRAQATVLGRGYVWLDVGTPQALLEASEYVSVVQSRQSLVVASPEEVAWRMKFISSAAFQRLVEELPVSAYRSVLEEMMHDECTQNSH, encoded by the coding sequence ATGGCATGCACTAAAGGGATCATTCTTGCAGGAGGGTCAGGGTCCCGTCTGTTTCCGCTGACGTTGGCCAGTAATAAACAGCTTTTGCCTGTGTATGATAAGCCGGTGATTTACTATCCTCTCACCACGCTCATGCTGGCAGGGGTGCGCACCATTTTGATTATTGGTCGCGCGCAAGATATGCCTTTTTTGCAAGCCCTGCTTGGCACAGGTGAGCAGTGGGGCTTAACTTTGCAGTATGCCGTTCAAGATGAACCCCGCGGGTTGCCTGATGCTTTTCTGGTGGGGAAAACGTTTTTGCAACACGATCCTGCCTTGTTGATTTTGGGAGATAATTTTTTCTATGGTCAGGGGTTGTCACAAACACTGATCAAGGTGGCGCGCCATGTCGATGGGGTCCATACCTTTCTCTATCGTGTCCATGATCCGCGCCGCTATGGCGTGATGGTGCTTGATGTGGAGGGCAGGCCGCAAAGCATTGTCGAAAAACCTGAAAACCCACCATCAAAGTTGGCTATTACCGGGCTTTATCTATTTGATGGCACGGCGGCTATGCGCGCTGAAACCCTTGTGCCATCAGCGCGAGGGGAGTTGGAGATTGTGGATCTTATTGCCAGCTATATGAAAGAGGGGCGCGCACAGGCCACGGTGTTGGGGCGTGGGTATGTGTGGCTCGATGTGGGCACACCGCAGGCTCTTTTGGAGGCATCAGAGTATGTGTCGGTGGTGCAGTCTCGTCAGTCGTTGGTGGTGGCCTCGCCTGAAGAAGTGGCGTGGCGTATGAAGTTTATTTCTTCTGCAGCGTTTCAGCGCCTGGTGGAAGAGCTGCCCGTTTCTGCTTACCGCAGCGTTCTCGAGGAGATGATGCATGATGAATGTACGCAAAACAGCCATTGA
- the rfbC gene encoding dTDP-4-dehydrorhamnose 3,5-epimerase — translation MMNVRKTAIEGVLVFEPKVYPDVRGRFYEGWRANAYQEAGILDAFVQDNLSISKKNVLRGLHVHHRQGQMVSIIEGQVLDVVVDVRPHSPTFRQHLCFELSSDTPQQIYMPPGYAHGFYVRSEQAILHYKATRYYDPSEEEGIAWNDPTLAIAWPTGAPILSERDQGFLPLKA, via the coding sequence ATGATGAATGTACGCAAAACAGCCATTGAAGGCGTTTTGGTTTTTGAGCCCAAGGTCTATCCTGATGTGCGTGGCCGCTTTTATGAAGGCTGGCGGGCAAACGCTTATCAAGAGGCAGGCATTCTCGATGCTTTTGTGCAAGATAACTTATCTATCTCCAAGAAAAACGTTTTGCGAGGTCTGCATGTGCACCACCGCCAAGGTCAAATGGTCAGCATCATTGAAGGCCAGGTTCTAGACGTAGTGGTGGATGTGCGCCCCCATTCGCCCACATTTCGTCAACACCTTTGTTTTGAGCTATCAAGTGATACACCCCAACAAATTTATATGCCGCCAGGCTATGCTCATGGCTTTTATGTACGAAGTGAGCAAGCCATTTTACACTATAAAGCCACGCGCTATTACGACCCTTCTGAAGAAGAGGGCATCGCCTGGAACGATCCCACCCTCGCCATTGCCTGGCCCACAGGTGCGCCTATTCTTTCAGAAAGAGACCAAGGGTTTCTCCCCCTCAAAGCATGA
- a CDS encoding ABC transporter ATP-binding protein, with the protein MSNFFTTIHKIRWLLSTKQKMQWLGLGVLSLISSGLEMVTAGTVVLFAQILSNPEAGPSYFDRFSGLSGSLTPQGAVLWAALLCGGAYMLKNSFLLAEVFYQNKTLQHMLTLFRMRLLTMYQKRSYLSFLSKSTTHRFEVIENNADQFFLLGMKSLVSGFSELMMAIVLFSLIFYMNAALAFYILTMTTGLMLILYLTIMSRFYHVGKQWQDVSLEARQKLLEFFHAFKEITLSSRADFFLGRYAAFSQQRAQTKAREATLGEVPKLILEATFVGMAVFAVWFLGIQQDNMQAIYPILGLYVYAGFRLIPTTIRLTGYGNHLALAKPFIDRLYEEIHADHTPHIEPKKTVLSSFKDSIQSHHLTFTYPGAQTKALDDVSLTITKGSCVGIVGTTGSGKSTLLHAILGLLMPQKGHVHIDNIPTHNIDWQNVLGYVPQAPYLLDASIADNVVFGDQNPDATRLTRAIHGAQLTRFVERQKQGLLTPIGEKGVRLSGGERQRIAIARALYHEPELLVLDEATSALDHHTERQLMKTIHTLLEGRTVIMVAHRLTTLSSCDQIFVMDNGRLKKTTTYEALSS; encoded by the coding sequence TTGTCTAATTTTTTCACCACCATTCATAAAATACGCTGGTTGCTAAGCACAAAACAAAAAATGCAATGGCTTGGGCTGGGGGTGTTGTCCCTCATCTCTTCTGGCTTGGAAATGGTCACCGCGGGGACAGTCGTTCTTTTTGCACAAATCCTAAGCAACCCTGAGGCGGGCCCCTCTTATTTTGACCGCTTTTCTGGGCTGTCAGGATCCCTCACGCCCCAGGGGGCTGTATTGTGGGCAGCGCTTTTGTGTGGAGGGGCTTATATGCTAAAAAATAGCTTTCTGCTGGCGGAGGTCTTTTATCAAAACAAAACACTCCAGCACATGCTTACGCTTTTTCGGATGCGGTTGCTCACCATGTATCAAAAGCGCTCTTATCTTTCTTTTCTCTCCAAAAGCACCACGCATCGGTTTGAAGTGATTGAAAACAATGCAGATCAGTTTTTTCTCTTAGGAATGAAATCATTGGTCTCTGGTTTTTCTGAACTCATGATGGCCATCGTTTTGTTCTCCCTGATTTTTTATATGAATGCGGCGTTGGCGTTTTATATCCTGACCATGACGACAGGGCTTATGCTGATCCTTTACCTCACCATTATGTCCCGTTTTTATCATGTGGGAAAACAATGGCAAGACGTTAGTCTTGAAGCACGTCAAAAGCTGCTTGAATTTTTTCACGCCTTTAAAGAAATCACGCTATCTAGCAGGGCTGACTTTTTCCTTGGGCGCTATGCTGCTTTTTCTCAACAACGGGCCCAAACCAAAGCACGAGAAGCCACCTTAGGCGAGGTGCCCAAGCTGATTCTCGAAGCCACTTTTGTGGGCATGGCGGTTTTTGCTGTGTGGTTTTTGGGGATTCAACAGGACAATATGCAGGCCATCTATCCTATTCTGGGCCTTTATGTCTATGCCGGGTTTCGTCTCATCCCCACCACCATTCGCTTAACAGGCTATGGCAATCACCTGGCGCTTGCCAAACCCTTCATTGATCGTTTGTATGAAGAAATACACGCAGATCACACACCCCACATAGAGCCAAAAAAGACGGTCCTCTCTTCTTTCAAAGATTCCATTCAAAGCCATCACCTCACCTTCACCTATCCTGGTGCGCAGACCAAGGCGCTTGATGATGTTTCCTTGACCATCACCAAAGGCTCATGTGTGGGCATTGTGGGCACAACGGGGTCGGGAAAATCCACACTCCTTCATGCTATCTTAGGGTTGCTGATGCCCCAAAAGGGCCACGTGCATATCGATAACATCCCCACCCACAACATTGATTGGCAGAATGTGTTGGGTTATGTGCCCCAGGCCCCCTATCTGTTGGATGCCTCGATTGCCGACAATGTCGTGTTTGGCGATCAAAACCCAGATGCGACGCGTCTTACGCGCGCCATTCATGGTGCCCAGCTTACCCGCTTTGTGGAGCGACAAAAGCAGGGCCTTCTTACGCCCATTGGGGAAAAAGGGGTACGCCTATCTGGCGGGGAACGTCAACGCATTGCCATTGCCCGTGCCCTTTATCATGAGCCCGAGCTGCTTGTGCTCGATGAAGCCACCTCAGCCCTTGACCATCACACTGAACGCCAGCTCATGAAAACCATTCATACCCTTTTAGAGGGGCGCACGGTGATTATGGTGGCGCACCGTCTCACCACGCTGTCTTCATGTGATCAGATTTTTGTGATGGACAATGGGCGCCTTAAAAAAACCACCACCTATGAGGCCCTCTCATCTTAG
- a CDS encoding F-box protein: MRLFSFAFFSACLGAATCVTPLWAKGPGDVDQDPHALYNPRTERKIRPFLQYARNANCYLSVESQNEQICVRYAKNTSAHEKRPQFSIKTKAMEELEDTDVEEEHRLPDLRPHLSIDMLFESLEVSFNVLAKKDWSSRPTVYRLTWIEHLSEKAGGARTIFPPLDSTKLTHLVIYPASRWDHSCQPPPSLTYMPHLILPSLRHVAYEGWQHGIFSFPSFHPACFQSSVGFASTIAPLALSASFLKTQGTIKLRYPPQLAFAGSDVGRDQFLKDDFHKQYPHVHFVPNTSPMEDGKEIESSSYMQDFGFFYEGQHSPWHAQSSSPATLPFQILWAKHSFSRDNQKQRETEQGGTKQGDGTQNNTPPEAASRPSNGALGLTDLPSDLVCQIARFLPAQDQKHLSQTCRFLRTTLLGDPCIDFRLFALGWGVEIPEAYYNASAIWRLDVPYMTLGGYKEGLTIVTVCLHHLKGTLVETQTLWMSYEKSVYKPKQRRRRKQENVSPPCHVPAYWVTLHTDSSGKLDSELLKAGPIYGKPSPQPDSTTLAAEFIPIINSRLERLWLRRLEELFGDRPEVLRRMHTPQTPPVETPIIGPTQNLAPHTDKEGST; this comes from the coding sequence ATGCGCCTTTTCTCTTTTGCTTTTTTTTCTGCATGCCTTGGAGCCGCCACCTGTGTCACCCCCTTATGGGCCAAGGGTCCGGGCGATGTAGATCAAGACCCTCATGCCTTGTATAACCCCAGAACAGAAAGAAAAATCAGACCCTTTTTGCAATATGCACGTAACGCGAACTGTTACCTGAGCGTTGAAAGTCAAAACGAACAAATATGTGTGCGCTATGCCAAGAACACAAGTGCTCATGAAAAGCGCCCTCAGTTCAGCATCAAAACCAAAGCGATGGAGGAACTTGAGGACACAGATGTTGAGGAGGAACACCGTCTCCCTGACCTGAGGCCGCATCTCTCCATAGACATGCTCTTTGAGAGTCTGGAGGTCTCTTTTAATGTCCTGGCAAAAAAAGACTGGTCATCCCGCCCCACCGTCTATAGGCTGACGTGGATAGAACACCTCAGTGAAAAAGCGGGGGGAGCACGTACCATCTTCCCTCCTCTTGACAGCACAAAACTGACTCACCTGGTCATCTACCCTGCCTCTCGTTGGGACCATTCATGCCAACCACCACCTTCGCTTACATATATGCCTCACCTTATCCTTCCGAGCTTAAGGCATGTTGCGTATGAAGGCTGGCAACACGGCATTTTCTCTTTCCCGTCTTTTCACCCTGCGTGCTTCCAGTCGTCTGTTGGGTTTGCATCAACTATTGCCCCCCTTGCTTTGTCAGCTTCTTTTTTGAAAACGCAAGGGACCATCAAGCTCAGATATCCTCCCCAACTTGCCTTTGCTGGATCTGATGTAGGCCGTGATCAGTTTTTAAAAGATGACTTCCACAAACAATACCCACACGTGCATTTCGTTCCTAACACATCCCCTATGGAGGATGGGAAAGAGATAGAAAGCAGCTCTTATATGCAAGATTTTGGCTTTTTTTACGAAGGTCAGCATAGCCCATGGCATGCCCAATCCAGCAGCCCAGCGACCCTTCCCTTTCAGATTCTGTGGGCAAAACACTCCTTCTCCCGAGACAATCAAAAACAGAGAGAGACAGAACAAGGGGGCACAAAACAAGGGGATGGCACGCAAAACAATACACCCCCTGAGGCTGCCTCACGCCCATCAAACGGTGCCCTTGGGCTTACCGACTTGCCATCGGATCTGGTGTGCCAGATTGCCCGCTTCTTACCTGCTCAAGATCAAAAGCACCTTTCACAAACCTGTCGTTTTCTACGCACAACCCTTTTAGGTGACCCATGTATTGACTTTAGGCTCTTCGCCTTAGGTTGGGGAGTCGAGATTCCTGAAGCCTATTACAACGCATCAGCCATCTGGCGTCTTGATGTGCCCTACATGACGCTTGGCGGATATAAGGAAGGGTTAACCATAGTCACCGTTTGTCTTCATCATCTTAAGGGTACGCTGGTGGAGACCCAAACATTGTGGATGTCTTATGAAAAAAGTGTCTATAAGCCCAAACAGAGGCGCAGACGAAAGCAGGAGAATGTCTCACCACCATGCCACGTTCCCGCATACTGGGTTACCTTGCACACTGACTCCTCAGGTAAGCTGGATAGCGAGTTGCTGAAGGCGGGCCCCATCTATGGTAAACCATCGCCGCAACCTGACTCTACGACCTTAGCCGCAGAATTTATCCCCATCATCAACAGCCGACTAGAGCGTCTATGGCTGCGCCGCCTTGAAGAACTCTTTGGGGACAGGCCCGAGGTGTTGAGGCGTATGCACACCCCCCAAACACCCCCTGTGGAAACGCCCATCATTGGCCCCACACAAAATCTTGCGCCCCACACCGACAAAGAAGGTAGCACCTGA
- a CDS encoding ribonucleoside-diphosphate reductase subunit alpha produces the protein MRASAEVSCASPIVLTPDPEADARLTDFGKKTLKNRYLLQGESYQDLFMRVARTYGDDQAHAERLYGYMARQWFMPATPVLANGGAGRGLPISCFLNESSDSLSGIVDLWTENVWLASKGGGIGSYWGNVRSIGEKIRGCGETSGFMPFIKVMDMLTLAISQGDLRRGSGAAYAPIWHPEIEEFMEMRKPSGGDHNRKALNLHHGVVITDAFMEAVAQDAMFPLRSPKDGRVISKVSARTLWSRLLSARVETGEPYILYIDTVNRAIPEARKALGLSVKTSNLCSEITLPTGVDQWGEERTAVCCLSSLNVEHFLSWEKDDRIIEDCLRFLDNVLEDFIARAPASMSRAVYAAKRERSVGLGVMGFHAFLQGQSVPFESVVAKVWNKRIFKHIRTRADKASLVLGAERGPCPDQKACGSQERFSNKLAIAPTASISIICGGTSPGIEPIVSNAYTHKTLNGSFRVRNKHLMKVLEEKGKNTSKVWTSIAQHEGSVQHLDFLTHHEKHVFKTAFELDQKWLIELASDRQPFVCQAQSLNIFLPSDVHKAELHQIHWSAWKKGVKSLYYLRSKTIQRSENHTSSRRAPPAQLQPEPPLPLKYDECLSCQ, from the coding sequence ATGCGGGCCAGTGCAGAGGTTTCCTGTGCGTCGCCTATTGTGTTGACGCCTGATCCAGAGGCGGATGCACGCCTGACAGACTTTGGGAAAAAAACCCTCAAAAATCGCTATTTACTTCAGGGCGAATCCTATCAAGATCTTTTCATGCGTGTGGCCAGAACCTATGGTGATGATCAGGCCCATGCAGAGCGTCTTTATGGCTATATGGCTCGTCAGTGGTTTATGCCTGCCACGCCGGTGTTGGCCAATGGTGGGGCAGGGCGTGGGTTGCCCATTTCTTGTTTTTTGAATGAATCGTCTGATAGCCTGAGCGGTATTGTAGATTTATGGACAGAAAATGTGTGGCTGGCCTCTAAAGGCGGCGGCATTGGCAGTTATTGGGGCAATGTACGCTCTATTGGGGAAAAAATCCGGGGCTGTGGCGAAACGTCAGGGTTTATGCCGTTTATCAAGGTAATGGACATGCTGACGCTGGCCATTTCTCAAGGGGATTTGCGCCGCGGCTCAGGGGCGGCCTATGCGCCGATTTGGCATCCTGAGATTGAAGAGTTTATGGAAATGCGCAAGCCTTCGGGGGGGGATCACAACCGCAAGGCTCTCAACCTGCACCATGGGGTGGTGATTACGGATGCGTTTATGGAAGCGGTGGCCCAAGATGCCATGTTCCCCCTTAGAAGCCCCAAGGATGGGCGTGTGATTTCCAAGGTGTCGGCGCGCACGCTGTGGTCGCGTTTGTTGTCGGCGCGCGTTGAGACGGGTGAGCCCTATATTCTCTATATTGATACGGTGAATCGTGCGATTCCTGAGGCGCGCAAGGCGTTGGGGTTGTCAGTCAAAACCTCGAATTTGTGCAGTGAAATCACCCTGCCCACCGGGGTGGATCAATGGGGTGAGGAGCGCACGGCGGTGTGTTGTCTTTCGTCGCTCAATGTGGAGCATTTTTTGTCGTGGGAAAAGGATGATCGCATCATAGAAGATTGTTTGCGTTTTCTCGACAACGTCTTAGAAGATTTTATTGCGCGTGCTCCGGCGTCGATGTCGCGGGCTGTGTATGCGGCAAAGCGGGAGCGCTCTGTGGGGCTGGGCGTCATGGGCTTTCATGCTTTTTTGCAGGGGCAGAGTGTGCCTTTTGAAAGCGTGGTGGCCAAGGTGTGGAACAAACGTATTTTTAAGCACATTCGCACGCGCGCTGACAAAGCTTCCCTTGTGTTGGGGGCCGAGCGGGGGCCGTGTCCTGACCAAAAGGCGTGCGGCAGCCAAGAGCGCTTTTCTAATAAGTTGGCCATTGCGCCCACGGCCTCGATTTCTATCATTTGTGGTGGCACATCCCCCGGCATTGAGCCTATCGTGAGCAATGCCTATACGCATAAAACCTTAAATGGGTCTTTCCGGGTGCGTAATAAGCATTTGATGAAGGTTCTGGAAGAAAAGGGCAAAAATACCAGCAAAGTGTGGACGTCGATTGCGCAACATGAGGGCTCGGTGCAGCATCTTGATTTTCTGACTCATCATGAAAAGCATGTGTTTAAAACGGCTTTTGAGTTGGATCAAAAATGGTTGATTGAGTTGGCCAGTGACCGGCAGCCCTTTGTGTGTCAGGCGCAATCGTTGAATATTTTTCTCCCTAGTGATGTGCATAAGGCCGAGCTGCACCAGATTCATTGGTCTGCGTGGAAAAAGGGGGTCAAAAGCCTTTATTACCTCAGATCTAAAACCATTCAGCGTTCAGAGAATCACACATCCTCGCGCCGGGCACCCCCGGCTCAACTTCAGCCCGAACCCCCTTTGCCGTTAAAATATGATGAGTGCCTTTCATGTCAGTGA